GAATGGCGGCCAAAATCTCGGGGCCTTGCGAGGACACCTCATCTTTTGGGATGCCGCGAAAGGTCTCTAAATGTTTCAACTCTTTGGGGCGTACTTCGGCGAGGTCGAGTAGAACGCCGTCATCCATCAACCATTTTCGGGGGATGTTGAGATGGCGGATGCGGTGTTCGCGCCATCGGGCGAGTTCGACCAAGACGGGAAACGTCTTGGATGTAATGCGCCCACTTTTTGACAAACGCTTGGCGATTTCCTCCGGTTGCGGTTCATAGAGCGCCGGGTTTTCAAACTCCGCTGAAAGCGCCATCGCCCACGGGCGGCGGTTCTGTTCGTCGAGTTCGGCTAACAACTTTTCGCCGAGTTCGACCAAGTGGACAACGTCGGCGTGAGCGTAATCAATCAGCTGTTCCGGCAGCGGGCGTAACGACCAGTGGCTGCGGGCGTGTCCTTTTTTGATGCGAACGCCAAGCGCCTGGCGAAGCAGGTTACGTAGGCTGATGTTGTCGCCATAGCCCAACAGCGACGCGGCCAGGGCCGTATCAAGCGTGGGGCATGCGGTAACGCCGAAACTGGTGTAAAGGCATTCCTGGTCGGCTTGCGCCGCATGGAAAATTTTTAATGAATTGGGTGATTCAAGTAGATCAAGCAATGGCTGAAAACTATCAAGCGGCTTGCCGTTTGAAGAATCAATAAATGCGCGCGCATCAATTAACCACGAGTCGTCGCGGTTCGCGATCTGCATCAGTTCAAGCGTCGGGAAGAATGTTTTCTCGCGGATAAACTCCGTATCAATCGCAATGAACGGGGCGTCTTTCAGTTGTTCCGCCAGTGCGGCAATGGACGCGGGCGAATCGATGAGTTCCTTATGTTGCATGTTTCTATTTCTGACTTTCTAAGAACGCGACCGCGATACGGCTGTCGATCTTCGCTCCCCCTTTTGGACGCGGCGTTTCATGATTCGTTCGGGTTCAATCTCCGTCAAAAACTACTTTGAATGCATCAGACCAAACAAGATGTTGAAAACCGCTTTGTCTCCATTGTAAAAGCAATGTCGATAGGATCGAAGACGAATGGCCAATTCTTTTTACACAAAATGGTCTTTACTGCTTTATGCTGAAGCGAAATATGATAATTTAATAGTGCCTTTATATCCGAAATGGGAGCATTGCAATGACTCACACCCTGAAACGCCGGAATTTTATTCAAACTGGAATCGTCTCCGCAGGCGCAGTTGCATTGGGAGCCAATTATGCACTAGCGGCGAAACCCAAGCGCAAACTCAAACTCGGCTTCGATAACTTTTCCATTCGCGCCCTCAATTGGGACGCCGACCAGATATTGGATTACGCCAATACGTTGGGCGTCGATTGCGTGTTGTATTCTGACCTTGATGTTCTGAAAAGCCATGAAGACGCCTATCTCAAAGCGCTCAAGGCCAAAGCCGACCAATACGGCATCCAACTCTACGCCGGAACGGGCGGCGTTTGCCCCAGTTCAGGGCGGTTTATTAAAAAATGGGGCAGCGCAGATGATCATCTGTCTCTCTTAATTCGCGTTGCTGAGCGCTTAGGCTCTCCTGTCGCCCGTTGTTATCTAGGTTCAGGCCAGGACCGCACCGAAGGCGGCGGCATTCAACACCACATTGAGGTATTGGCAAAGACGTTGCAATCCGTCCGAACCAAGGCGCTGGACGCAGGCGTGACTTTTGCCGTCGAAAACCATGCGGGCGATATGCAATCGCACGAGCTGAAACAGTTGATTGAATTGGCGGGCAAGGACTTCGTCGGCGCGACGCTCGATTCAGGCAACGCCGCCTGGACGCTGGAAGACCCCCAAACTAATTTGAAAATTCTCGCGCCTTATGCGGCGTGTTCCGGCATCCGCGATAACTCCATCTGGGAATACGAAGACGGCGCCAAGGTCGTTTGGGCATCGCCCGGCGACGGTGATATGGATTGGGACAAATATCTTGCGACCTGGCTTGAACGATGTCCCGATACGCCGTTCGTGTTGGAAATTATCAATTGGATCGACAACCCCCGCGAATATGCTTATCTCAAGCCGGAATTCTGGAAAGGGTATGAGGATGTTCCTGCGGAATACTTCGCGCGTTTTGTGGCGATGGCGAAGAAGGGCAAACCCTATTCGCATCCAGCCGATAGACCCAAAGGCGAGCGCTCTGACGCCTTGATGCAGCAGCAGCAAAAATATGACCTGGAGCGCAGCCTTGCCTTCTGCAATAAACTCTTAGCAGTGTAATTTCGTATACGATCAAGCGGCGGTCTGGGGATGATAAGGTCCCTCAACCGCCGCTTTTTTATTGAAATTTCCACCAGAACCGGATACGGTTTGTTGTAAAGTTGTTTGCTAGGGTATTCTTTGTAAGATTAGTCAATGTAGTTAGTTAGGAGAATTTATTTTTGAGGCTGTTTCCCGATTTGTTTCCGTCACTATAAATTAATTTCATCAATTTTATTTTAGGGACTTTTATATCCTACGCGCAGAGTATAATATAGGGATATATTCTATGATTGAGGTAGATGATTATGCCAGCTGTTCTGGCGTCACCCAAACCAATGCTTGATATAGATGCAGTCAAC
The Candidatus Hinthialibacter antarcticus genome window above contains:
- a CDS encoding sugar phosphate isomerase/epimerase, which produces MTHTLKRRNFIQTGIVSAGAVALGANYALAAKPKRKLKLGFDNFSIRALNWDADQILDYANTLGVDCVLYSDLDVLKSHEDAYLKALKAKADQYGIQLYAGTGGVCPSSGRFIKKWGSADDHLSLLIRVAERLGSPVARCYLGSGQDRTEGGGIQHHIEVLAKTLQSVRTKALDAGVTFAVENHAGDMQSHELKQLIELAGKDFVGATLDSGNAAWTLEDPQTNLKILAPYAACSGIRDNSIWEYEDGAKVVWASPGDGDMDWDKYLATWLERCPDTPFVLEIINWIDNPREYAYLKPEFWKGYEDVPAEYFARFVAMAKKGKPYSHPADRPKGERSDALMQQQQKYDLERSLAFCNKLLAV
- a CDS encoding HRDC domain-containing protein, translated to MQHKELIDSPASIAALAEQLKDAPFIAIDTEFIREKTFFPTLELMQIANRDDSWLIDARAFIDSSNGKPLDSFQPLLDLLESPNSLKIFHAAQADQECLYTSFGVTACPTLDTALAASLLGYGDNISLRNLLRQALGVRIKKGHARSHWSLRPLPEQLIDYAHADVVHLVELGEKLLAELDEQNRRPWAMALSAEFENPALYEPQPEEIAKRLSKSGRITSKTFPVLVELARWREHRIRHLNIPRKWLMDDGVLLDLAEVRPKELKHLETFRGIPKDEVSSQGPEILAAIQRGVESQPQKPAKAHSSNHTETRTVELLRCFLEMLSEQHGIASRFLISPRKIYLLFLNHFECAQDLVDQEILTPQASELIGEELVAFMHGRRALTLHNGSSKIIKTQDL